From one Thermodesulfobium sp. 4217-1 genomic stretch:
- a CDS encoding thymidine phosphorylase, giving the protein MPINDILRIISTKRDKFTLTKDDIALFVKSVKDGVADDSQISALLMACFINGLNDEETLCLTQELANSGSMLSWKDFMSVDKHSTGGVGDKTTIALLPVLSTYGFVVPKMAGRRLSYTGGTIEKIELIPGYNTKLSMSDFVKQVEKIGIGLISQTEEIAPVEGIFYKIRNHTSTVESGQLILSSIASKKLAVGSNFIIFDIKSGAGSLFPDYNTSKEFADNICNVMRKFDKKVSYIISDMNQPLGRCVGNRLELWEALNFLRNRKPSSLDRLIYNIFSNSYKAYHDSYDEDEISNIYANLFNGAKTVSKAVEWVKNQGGDPKYVEKPDCLLDGLEKIEILATKPGYVHNMDVKKIGWLGHCLSDNFDGGIDFQVSIGDRVDKGDALAYIYGRKVDQLKGNDKLISYIGIKDFSCEKRELILESKVL; this is encoded by the coding sequence ATGCCAATCAATGATATTTTAAGAATTATATCTACAAAAAGGGATAAATTTACTCTAACAAAAGACGATATTGCCCTTTTTGTTAAGTCGGTCAAAGATGGCGTAGCTGATGATTCACAGATATCTGCCCTTCTTATGGCTTGTTTTATAAATGGTTTAAACGATGAAGAAACTCTTTGTTTGACTCAAGAGCTTGCGAATTCAGGGAGTATGCTGTCCTGGAAAGATTTTATGAGCGTGGATAAGCATAGCACGGGGGGAGTAGGGGACAAAACTACTATTGCACTTTTGCCAGTACTCTCGACATACGGATTTGTTGTTCCAAAGATGGCTGGCAGAAGGCTTAGCTATACGGGCGGCACAATAGAAAAAATTGAGCTAATTCCTGGCTATAATACAAAATTGTCAATGTCAGATTTTGTCAAACAGGTTGAAAAAATTGGAATAGGACTTATCTCCCAAACTGAAGAAATAGCTCCAGTGGAGGGTATTTTTTACAAAATTAGAAACCATACCTCTACAGTAGAGTCAGGTCAGCTAATCTTGAGCAGTATAGCAAGCAAAAAGTTAGCTGTTGGCTCTAATTTTATTATTTTTGACATAAAGTCTGGCGCTGGTTCGTTGTTTCCAGATTACAACACTTCTAAGGAATTCGCAGATAATATTTGCAACGTGATGAGAAAATTTGATAAAAAGGTGTCTTATATAATTTCAGATATGAATCAACCATTGGGTAGGTGTGTGGGAAACAGGCTGGAGTTGTGGGAGGCTCTAAATTTTTTACGTAACAGAAAGCCATCCTCTCTTGATAGGCTTATTTATAATATATTTTCCAATTCTTACAAAGCTTACCACGACTCTTATGACGAAGATGAAATTTCAAACATTTATGCCAATCTATTTAATGGAGCCAAAACAGTTTCAAAGGCTGTTGAGTGGGTAAAAAACCAGGGCGGCGATCCTAAGTATGTAGAAAAACCTGATTGTCTGCTAGATGGTCTTGAAAAAATTGAGATTTTAGCAACGAAACCTGGTTATGTTCACAATATGGATGTAAAAAAGATTGGTTGGTTAGGACACTGTTTATCAGATAACTTTGATGGAGGGATCGATTTTCAGGTGTCTATAGGAGACAGGGTTGATAAGGGAGACGCTCTCGCTTATATATATGGGAGAAAAGTCGATCAACTGAAAGGCAATGATAAAC
- the codY gene encoding GTP-sensing pleiotropic transcriptional regulator CodY, giving the protein MFKIRKFGYFLNTSTSIDFFTIAAFLSDMLEGSIYIISKTGGLSGYAILPGFECQARDELIIKANRMPEYLNSKMLLSSEPVINQPQKGSECIFLNGVSCMYCNKFFTWIPVVSHTERLGTLLASRFAKEFSTEDIIILEHASAVIGMEKIRLSSKEREEEVRKKTTVQVALASLSLSEREAIESVMSELKANNEGVLVTSKIAQNSGITRSVIVNALKKIESAGVIDVHSLGMRGTYIKVVNNYLREELNSGIKHTHIREILKKSLLS; this is encoded by the coding sequence TTGTTTAAGATTAGGAAATTTGGATATTTTTTAAATACTTCAACATCTATTGATTTTTTTACTATTGCAGCTTTCTTATCTGATATGCTTGAAGGCTCTATCTATATAATTAGCAAAACTGGGGGCTTGTCCGGATATGCAATATTGCCTGGTTTTGAATGTCAGGCAAGAGATGAACTTATTATTAAAGCCAATAGAATGCCTGAGTATTTAAATTCTAAGATGCTCCTTTCTTCCGAGCCAGTAATAAATCAACCACAAAAGGGAAGCGAATGTATCTTCTTAAATGGGGTATCATGTATGTACTGTAACAAGTTTTTTACTTGGATACCCGTGGTATCTCATACCGAAAGATTGGGAACTTTGCTTGCTTCAAGATTTGCAAAAGAGTTTTCTACTGAAGACATTATTATTCTTGAACATGCATCTGCTGTAATTGGCATGGAAAAGATAAGACTTTCGAGCAAGGAAAGGGAAGAGGAGGTTAGGAAAAAAACGACAGTTCAAGTCGCCCTTGCGTCACTTTCTTTGTCTGAAAGGGAGGCCATAGAATCAGTTATGTCCGAGCTGAAGGCTAATAATGAAGGCGTTCTGGTAACAAGCAAAATAGCACAAAACTCAGGAATTACAAGGTCTGTGATAGTCAACGCACTGAAAAAGATTGAGAGTGCAGGTGTTATAGACGTTCATTCGCTTGGTATGAGAGGTACCTATATTAAAGTAGTAAATAATTATCTTAGAGAGGAGTTGAACAGTGGGATTAAGCATACTCACATTAGAGAAATACTTAAAAAAAGTTTGCTATCTTAG
- the surE gene encoding 5'/3'-nucleotidase SurE, translating to MEEFRLFIEKIWTMVILITNDDGIRSNGIRDLSKVLAKKHEIYIVAPDRERSAVSHSLTLHKPLRAKEVEVYGSKGAWETSGTPSDCVKLAVYTLLPKKPDLLISGINRGANLGTDVLYSGTVAGAMEGAFLGIPSIAVSNVSFDRKKDYTFSANLILKLIDLIEKTLKPGAIFNVNIPDCLEDEIKGFKLVPLQLRNYKNLIETRLDPKGEKYYWLYGVPDESNSNVDSDISAVKRDFVSVTPLHWDLTDTLSLEKIKKLCIF from the coding sequence TTGGAGGAATTCAGACTCTTCATTGAGAAGATTTGGACTATGGTAATACTAATAACCAATGATGACGGCATTCGTTCGAATGGAATTAGAGATCTTTCAAAAGTTCTGGCCAAAAAACATGAAATTTATATAGTGGCGCCTGACAGGGAGAGATCTGCTGTAAGTCATTCTCTTACTCTTCATAAACCCTTGAGAGCAAAAGAAGTGGAAGTATACGGATCGAAGGGCGCATGGGAGACTAGCGGAACTCCAAGCGATTGTGTAAAGTTAGCAGTCTATACGCTTTTGCCTAAAAAACCCGATCTGCTGATATCCGGGATTAATAGAGGTGCAAACCTTGGCACCGATGTACTTTATTCTGGGACTGTAGCTGGTGCCATGGAAGGGGCTTTTTTAGGGATACCGTCTATTGCAGTTTCAAATGTAAGCTTTGACAGGAAGAAAGATTATACTTTTTCTGCAAATTTGATTTTAAAGCTAATAGATTTGATTGAAAAAACCCTTAAACCTGGGGCAATTTTTAATGTGAATATTCCTGACTGTTTAGAGGACGAAATAAAAGGATTTAAGCTTGTTCCGCTGCAGTTGAGAAATTACAAGAATTTAATAGAGACCAGGTTAGATCCAAAAGGTGAAAAGTATTATTGGCTTTATGGTGTGCCTGATGAATCAAATTCAAATGTTGACTCTGATATTAGTGCTGTAAAGAGAGATTTTGTTTCAGTAACGCCTTTGCATTGGGATCTTACTGATACACTTTCGCTCGAAAAGATAAAAAAATTATGCATCTTTTAA
- the era gene encoding GTPase Era, protein MKSGFVVFFGRANVGKTSLINSLIGEKIGIVSDKPQTTRIRTSYVESSEDYQIVYVDSPGVHNSKNLLHERLNKKIFDSLESFEIIVHVVNPKAAFDEFDLDIQKKISNNRPRYLVVNKVDLKDLEILDIDKSILSFYDKVFYTSAKNSIGIDALKMAIINELHDGPMWYPKDMKTDMPKEMVVSEIIREKILHLVKKEVPHGVFVLVEKFVDNKNNLFIEANIVVEKETHKPILIGNKGSMIKNIGIDSRLEIEKIFNKKCILKLFVSVEENWRNSDSSLRRFGLW, encoded by the coding sequence ATGAAAAGTGGATTCGTAGTATTTTTCGGTAGGGCAAACGTTGGCAAAACATCGCTGATAAACTCACTAATAGGTGAAAAAATTGGAATTGTTTCGGATAAACCTCAAACTACAAGAATTAGAACTTCTTATGTAGAGAGCTCTGAGGATTATCAAATAGTTTATGTGGACTCTCCTGGTGTGCATAATTCTAAAAATTTACTTCACGAAAGATTGAATAAAAAAATTTTTGATTCGCTGGAATCTTTTGAGATAATAGTGCATGTGGTAAATCCTAAGGCAGCTTTTGATGAGTTTGATCTGGATATTCAGAAAAAGATATCCAATAATAGACCTCGATATTTAGTTGTAAATAAAGTCGATTTGAAGGACCTTGAAATTTTAGATATCGATAAATCAATCTTAAGTTTTTATGATAAGGTTTTTTACACGTCTGCTAAAAATTCTATTGGCATTGATGCTCTTAAAATGGCCATTATTAATGAACTTCATGATGGCCCCATGTGGTATCCAAAAGATATGAAGACCGATATGCCAAAAGAGATGGTGGTATCTGAGATAATAAGAGAAAAAATATTGCACTTAGTAAAAAAAGAAGTGCCTCACGGTGTCTTTGTGCTCGTAGAAAAATTTGTTGACAATAAAAATAATCTTTTTATTGAAGCAAATATTGTCGTTGAAAAAGAAACCCATAAGCCGATTTTAATTGGAAACAAGGGGAGTATGATTAAAAATATCGGTATTGATTCGAGATTGGAGATTGAAAAGATTTTTAATAAAAAATGTATATTGAAACTTTTTGTTAGCGTAGAGGAAAATTGGAGGAATTCAGACTCTTCATTGAGAAGATTTGGACTATGGTAA